The nucleotide window CTTCTCAATCTGTTCTTTAAGAGTGCATTGAGGACCCAACTGAGTTTTACtgcttccttcttcatcttcttcgtttcCCTCTTCACATACTTCAGGAGCCATGAACTCTGGTATCCCTACTCCaataaaattgaattgaaatctAAACACATATTAGCCTTCTAAGTAGATAGTTTTCCCTTAATTCAATCTACTTGACAGACCAACAAAATTTGCATAGGGGCACTCATATTAGATTCAAGTATGATCATTTATGAAGCAATTATTATAGTATGGAAGGGTCATTCAATTATCAACGCAGTGAGCGAGGTGAACATTTCAGTGacaaaatcataaaaattttattaaaaaactcACAAAATACATACTGCTTAAGGGTCCCAAAGGCGAACATGTCAGTGACAAAATTGATGTTTCTGTTGGCAGTATCAACCGAGGAAGTGTAGAACTTCATGATGTTTATGTGCTTCGATGTTTTGAGGAGGTGGATTTAGTAGAGCCTC belongs to Malus sylvestris chromosome 17, drMalSylv7.2, whole genome shotgun sequence and includes:
- the LOC126612095 gene encoding uncharacterized protein LOC126612095; translation: MKFYTSSVDTANRNINFVTDMFAFGTLKQFQFNFIGVGIPEFMAPEVCEEGNEEDEEGSSKTQLGPQCTLKEQIEKDMDDGDLESLRGMEQLLMTLNLDLSTIPCKETEIQGCKS